Proteins co-encoded in one Papaver somniferum cultivar HN1 chromosome 5, ASM357369v1, whole genome shotgun sequence genomic window:
- the LOC113281801 gene encoding uncharacterized protein LOC113281801: MEDALFGTPALVYFWEIQPPPTPPFVGNVNVSFSFVFAYDSERDDYMLVSIVHVHGQNTSLVSVYQPSTRTLTTWNPISYAFPDPWQDYMPDGVFLNGFFYWIAIPTIQADQETIILRFDIASNGLIELGAPHSLRDPAQQESRHVVGTYDGRLCVYRSHHGERIDIVGMENGWGILRTIHTYRTDLRHFLPIRMRLHNFITLANMEEDLEEDQEFFLIDTSTLFRQAFPVPYEPVDRVSVIQDLAITNVQPYVATLVRLPTPDF; this comes from the coding sequence ATGGAAGATGCGTTATTTGGAACCCCTGCATTGGTTTATTTTTGGGAAATTCAACCTCCACCAACTCCACCCTTTGTAGGGAACGTAAATGTtagtttctcatttgtttttgCTTATGATTCTGAACGAGACGATTACATGCTAGTGAGCATTGTTCATGTTCATGGACAGAATACCTCGTTGGTCTCGGTCTATCAACCCAGCACAAGGACTCTAACTACATGGAATCCAATTTCTTATGCCTTTCCAGATCCGTGGCAAGATTATATGCCTGATGGGGTATTCTTGAACGGATTCTTTTACTGGATAGCTATTCCAACCATTCAAGCTGATCAAGAAACAATTATTCTGAGATTTGATATTGCTAGTAACGGGTTAATTGAATTAGGGGCACCACATAGTTTGAGAGATCCGGCACAACAAGAGTCAAGGCATGTAGTCGGGACTTATGATGGCAGACTATGTGTTTATCGCAGTCATCATGGTGAAAGAATTGATATTGTTGGAATGGAAAATGGTTGGGGTATACTTCGGACCATTCACACATACAGGACCGATTTAAGGCATTTCCTTCCAATTAGAATGCGTCTTCACAATTTTATAACACTTGCGAATATGGAGGAAGATTTGGAAGAAGACCAAGAGTTTTTCCTGATCGATACAAGTACATTATTTAGACAAGCATTTCCAGTGCCATATGAACCTGTAGACCGTGTTAGTGTCATTCAAGATCTCGCAATAACTAATGTGCAACCATATGTTGCAACACTGGTCAGACTCCCAACCCC